CAGTCCTCTCAGTCAGGTTGAGATGTAAATACACGGACTGCCAGTGTGCCTAATGCCGGTCAGTTACGCACTACCCCTGTGGGATTGCGGCATGGTCAGGCGATTGGGCCACGCGGGTAACGTTTGAGCTTTTTGATCAGCTCTGCGCCGGGGATCGGCCGGTCGAACAGGTAGCCCTGGCCGACGTCGCAACGGTGGCGCCGCAGGAAAGCGAGCTGCTCGGCCGTCTCGATGCCTTCAGCCACGACTTTGAGTTTCAGGTTGTGGGCCATGGCAATCACGGCGGAGGTGATTTCCATGTCGTCCTGGTTGTCCGGGATTTCGTGGATGAAGCTTCGATCGATCTTGATGATGTCGATCGGGAATTTTTTCAAGTAACTGAGCGACGAGTAGCCGGTGCCGAAGTCGTCCATCGCCAGGGTCAGGCCCAGACGCTTGAGCTGATCGAGCTGCAAGTGGGTGTCTTCGGTGGCTTCCAGCAGCAGCCCCTCCGTTAACTCAAGCTCCAGCAGGTTCGCTGGCAGCTCTTCTTCCTTGAGGATGTTGGCGATGGACGCCACCAGGTCCGGGTCGGAGAACTGCTTGGGCGACAGGTTGATCGCCACCTGCAGGTTGCCGAGGCCGGCGGCGGTCAGTTCTTTGCTCATGCGGCAGGCCTGGCGGGCGATCCATTTGCCGATCGGGATGATCAGCCCGGTTTCTTCGGCGACGCTGATGAACTGATCCGGGCGGATCATGCCCTTTTCCGGATGGTTCCAGCGTAGCAATGCTTCCATCCCCAGCAGGCGACCGCTGCGCAGGCACAGCTTGGGCTGGTAGAACACATCCAGCTCGTTCTGGGTCAGGGCGCGGCGCAGGTTGTTCTCGACGAACAGTTTATAGCTGGCCTCGGCATTCAGTGCTTCGGTGAACACCTGAACTTGGTGTTTGCCGTTGGCCTTGGCCTTGTGCAGCGCCAGGCCGGCGTTGCGCATCAGCGTTTGTGGGTCGCGACCATGCAGCGGCGCGCAGGCCAAGCCCACGGAGCCGGTGACGCTGATCAACTGGTTATCGACGAACATCGGTTTGTCGAGGGTCGCCAACAATTGGTTGGCAATCTGTTGGCCAGTCGAGAGGTCAGTGTCGTCCAGCAGCACTGCGAATTCGTTGCTGGCGAAGCGCGCCAGACTGCCGCTCGGGCTCAGGCTGTTGCGCAAGCGTCGCGCCAGGCTGATCAGCAGTTTGTCGCCGGTCTGGTGGCCGAGGCTGTCGTTGATCCGTTTGAAGTTGTCGATGTCCACCAGCAACAGGCTGATCGGTGTATCGCTGTCTCGGGCGAAGCGTTCATCGAGGTTGCGGATGAACGCCGGACGGTTGCCGAGGTTGGTCAGGTTATCGGTGTAGGCCAGGCGTTCGATGCGCTGCTGCGCGAGCTTGGTCTGGGTGATGTCTTCGTAGATGCCGATGTAGTGGGTCAGTTCACGGTTGTCGCCGTAGACCTTGGAAATCGACAACTGGCCCCAGTAGGGTTCGAGGTTTTTGCGCCGGCTCTTGAACTCGCCCTGCCAACTGTTGCTCTTGTCCAGCGCCGACGGCGCGTCGAACAGCAGTTCGCTGAGGTTTTCCAGCGCCGGCAGTTCCGACAGCCGCTGGCCGTGGACTTCCTCGGTGGTGTACTGGGTGATTGCGGTGAAGCTTGGGTTGACGTATTCCACCACACCATCGCAATTGACCAGCAGAAAGGCGTTGGCGCTTTGTTCCACCGCACGCTGGAACAGGTGCAGGGCGCTGGTGGCGGTGCGGCGATTGTGGTTGTTGATGACTTGGGCGAACTGATCCGCCAGCTCGCCGGCAAAGGCGATTTCGTCCGATTGCCAAGCGCGCGTCACACCGATTTGCTCCAGGCAAAGTACGCCGACCACCTGGCCATCGATGCGGATGCTGGCGTCGAGCATGGCATTGACGTCGCGCGGTCGCAGGCTCGCGGCTATTTCCCGGGTGCGTGGGTCGCGTATGGCGTTGTGGGCGTCGATGGCGCGGCCGGTGTGCAAGGCGTCCAGATAATCGGGAAAACCACTGGCGTCGATCGGCTCCGGCAGTCGGTGACCACGGCTGACGCGGTGATAGGCCGAGATTGGCGTCAGTAGCGAGCCGTCGAGGTTCCACAGGCTGGCGCAGTCGACTTCGTAGATGTCGCAGGCGCTGCGGGTGATCAGCTCGGCGGCTTCTTGCAGGGAATTGTTGGTGCTGTAGCGCTGGCGGGTCAGCAGCAGGATCAGATCTTGCTGGGCGCGTACCCGATCCAGATGCTGCAGTTGTTCCTGTTGGGCGCGTTGATTGAGCTCCAGCGCTATTTGCAGGCGTGAGTTCTGGGTTTCCAGGTCAAGTACCGGCAGCAGCGGTTCGCCGTCGAACAGACCGTCCACCACCATCAGGTAGCCGCGCAGCAAGTGTCGATTGTGTTGTTTGTAAGCCTCGCCCAGTTCCAGCAGGCTCAGCACGCCTGCGGCGGTGTGCAAGGTATAGCGGATCAGGTAATGCGGGCTTTCGGTGAGTTGTTGCTGGATCGCGTCGTGCAGTTGATAGCGCGCCTCGGGCTCCATCAGGCTGGCGTAGGGCGAGCCGACCAGAGCACAGAGTTCCACCGCCGGCAGGCCAAACTGGCGTTCACAATTGGGATCCAGAAACAGCAGCGCCCAGCTCGGTTCATTCAGCCGTTCGAAACGCAGCATGCCGAGCCGCGAGGGCACAGGCAATTGCGTCACTACCTCGGCCACCATACGGCTGGCGGCATCGGGTTGGCTCTTCATATGGAGGGAAACTCGCTTCGAATATGCTGATCGCGCCGGGCTCTCGCCCTCTTTACTGTTGCCTGCGGCAAGGTTGCATCATTGCAACACCGACTGACAAGAGAATGAAGGCCAAGTGCTATAAGAATATGTCGGCCGGCGTGAAGAATTCTCCAGCGAGGGGGCCGAAAGTAATCAAAAGATCGCAGCCTTCGGTAGCTCCAAGGCTGCGATCTTTTCGGGATCAACGCAATTTGATGCTTACCGACTGCAATGGCTTGCCATCCCGATCGTGGTAATTGACGCGAACCCGTTCAGCATCGACGACCAGATGCGCGAAATTATCCTGGCTGATCACTTCACTGGTCAGCTCATGCCGATAATCTCCGGCGGCTGTTCGGGCCAACGCTTGGTCGAGAATGAACGTGGATGCCTTGGCGTACGGCAGCAGTTTGCTGTTGCACAGGGGTGAAGACACGATGGTATGAACCTCGAAGTCTGGATTCTCGCTGTGGGTCAGGCGACTGGTCAGCGAGCCGTGGACATCGCCGGAAATGAAGAAGACGTTCTTGATGCCGTACGTACGAATCGTCTCCAGCAGCCGTAGCCGTTGTTCCGGGAAGGCTTTCCAGGCGTCATCGCCGTTAAGTTTTCGGTCGGGATAGAACATGACGCTGGTGATCACGAATTTGACCCGGGCCGGGCTGTTGATCAGCCATTTGAGCAGCGCCTGTTCCTGCTCTTCGTCGAGGATGCGCCGGTCACGGGTCGACAGATTGCGTCGGGTTCGGCTGTCGGTGATAAACCATTCGATATCGCCCTCGGCGAATGAATACCAATACCGTTCGAGTTGTTTGCTTACTTGTCCATTGGCAAGCAGTTCATGTGCGGGACTGTGGCTCGCTTGATATAACTCATACGCCGCCATGGCGTTTTTGTATAAGTAAGCATCAGCCTTGTTTTTATTGGCGGGCCAGTTGTCTTCAATTTCATGGTCGTCGAGGATCATATAAGTCGGCACGCCGGACATTAACTTTGAGATATGAGGCTGCGAAAAGGCCGTGCGGTATTTGCTGAGGATGTCCTTGTATTCCCGGTCGGGGGCCACGAGGTTCAGGTCATCGACATAGATCTGATCGCCGGTCATCAGCATGGCGCTGATGGGGGGGCTCGGCGTGTTCGGCCAGGCTTGTGATCGAGGCAAAGATCCTGTCGCCCAAATGCGGGGCCGACGCAATGCCGGCGGTCATGCGCAGGTAACGACATGAACCGATCACATAGGCCCGTGGCTGGGTGGCTTTACTGGACTGCGTGCGAAAGCGATAGATCTCGCGCGGCCATTGCAGCGGCAGCTCCTGAACCGACTCAATGGTATGCACCGGGTTCATGGGGCTGAACCAGCCGGCCTGGTATTCATAGTCGGTGTCGGTGGCTAGATTGTTGAGTGCAATCACATCGGACATGTCACGCACGTTTGACAACTTTGCAAACAGGCCTTTGGACCAGTCTGCCTCGCCCGTGCGTCGATAACGGATGCCGGCAAATACCAAGGCGTCATTCTGTGGTTCACCGCGCAAGAAAATACGGGCATGGTTAGTTGTGGTAAGGCCAATAATCGGGCCGACAGTCGGTTTGAACATATTCGAATCCATTCGAAGTAATGCTAACTAAGCAGATTAAGTAGTTGAAGTTTTCATTGGAAAGCTTCGCCACTAAGCCTAGTTATTGACGCGCTAAAAATATCAGGCGGAAGTGGACTTGAGTTGTAGGCGGCGTAAGCCATTGATGTAGGAATAAAGTGTGGAGAGGATTCTTCAGGTCAAAAAAAGCCCCGCCAAATTGGCGGGGTTGAGGTACGAGCGTGGCGCTCGGAAAACATGGAACGCGACTGGCCCTCCGGTCAAGGAGGGCCGGCCGGTGTTACAGCAGGATGGTGCGGATGTCCGCCAGCAGGTCGCTCAGACGCTTGGTGAAGCGTGCAGCAGCGGCGCCGTTGATCACACGGTGATCGTAGGACAGCGACAGCGGCAGCATCAGTTTCGGCTGGAAGGCTTTGCCGTCCCAGACTGGCTGAATGGTTGCCTTGGATACACCGAGGATCGCCACTTCCGGCGCGTTGACGATCGGCGTGAAGCCGGTGCCGCCAATGTGGCCGAGGCTGGAAATGGTGAAGCAGGCGCCTTGCATGTCGTCAGCGGTGAGCTTTTTGTCGCGGGCTTTGGCGGCCAGCGCAGCGGCTTCGGCTGCCAGTTGCAACAGGCTCTTCTGGTCGACGTTCTTGATGACCGGTACCAGCAGGCCTTCAGGGGTGTCGACGGCGAAGCCGATATTCACGTACTTCTTGCGGATGATTGCCTTGCCGCTTGGCGCCAGCGAACTGTTGAAGTCCGGCAGTTCCTTGAGCAGGTGCGCGCACGACTTGAGCAGCAGCGGCAGGATGGTCAGCTTGACGCCAGCCTTCTCTGCAACGGCTTTCTGAGCGTTGCGGAACGCTTCCAGGTCGGTGATATCAGCCGAATCGAACTGAGTCACGTGCGGAATGTTCAGCCAGCTGCGGTGCAGGCTCGACGCGCCGATTTGCATCAGGCGGGTCATCGGCACTTCTTCGGTTTCACCGAAGCGGCTGAAGTCCACGACCGGAATCGGCGGGATACCCGCGCCGCCGGTAGCGCCAGCGGCTGGTGCTTCCTTGGCCTTCTGCATCATGGCTTTGACGTAAACCTGCACGTCTTCTTTCAGCACACGACCGTGCGGGCCGCTAGGGCTGACCGCGCTCAGCTCGACGCCGAATTCGCGGGCCAACTGACGTACCGCGGGGCCGGCGTGAACCTTGGCGCCAGGCTTGGCGGGAGCAGCGGCCGGGGCAGCTGCAGGTGCGGCCGCTGCCTGAGCAGCAGGTGCTGCGGCAGGAGCGCTCGGAGCAGCAGCGGCTGGTGCCGCAGCCGCAGCAGGTGCCGCGCCTTTGACTTTCAGCTTCAGGATCAGGTCGCCAGTACCGACTTCGTCATCCAGCTTGATGGCAATGCTTTCCACCACGCCAGCGGCAGGCGATGGAATTTCCATGCTCGCCTTGTCGGATTCCAGAGTGATCAGCGACTGGTCGGCGGTGACGGTGTCGCCTGCCTTGACCAGCACTTCGATGATCTTGGCTTTGCCCGACGAACCGATGTCCGGGACGTGAATGTCCTGAACGCTGTCGGCCACCGGTGCAGCTGGAGCGGCTGCCGGAGCAGGCGCAGCAGCCGGCGCTGGAGCAGCAGCCTGGGCCGGAGCGGCAGCAACAGGCGCAGCAGCACCCGCCACTTCCAGATCCAGAATCAGATCGCCAGTGCCGACTTCGTCGTTGAGCTTGACGCTGATGGCCTTGACCACGCCAGCGGCAGGCGATGGAATTTCCATGCTGGCCTTGTCGGATTCCAGGGTGATCAGCGACTGATCAGCCTCGACGGTATCGCCGACCTTGACCTGGATCTCGATGATCTGGGCCTTGCCCGACGAACCGATGTCCGGCACGTGCACTTGCTGAACGCTGGCAGCAGCAGGCGCGGCAGCTGGAGCAGCCGGCGCTTTCGCGGCAGCCGGTGCAGCTTCAGCCTTGGCAGCCGACGCAGCGGCAGCTGCAGGGGCTGGCGCAGCAGCACCTTCGACTTCCAGCTCCAGCAGTTCGTCGCCTTCTTTCAGGCGGTCGCCCAGCTTCACTTTCAGGCTCTTGACGATACCGGTCTTCGGCGCAGGCACTTCCATGCTCGCCTTGTCCGACTCAAGGGTCAGGATGCTCTGATCGGCTTCGATACGGTCGCCGACCTTTACAAACAGTTCAATTACTTCACCTTCACCGCTGCCGATGTCAGGTACGTGAATGAGTTCGCTCACAGAATGTCTCCTCAGCAGTCCAGTGGGTTGCGTTTTTCCGGGTTGATGCCGAACTTGGCGATGGCTTCGGCCACCACTTTAGGTTCGATGTCACCACGGTCAGCCAAAGCTTCCAGGGCTGCCAACACCACGAAATGACGATCGACTTCGAAGAAGTGACGCAGCTTCTTGCGGCTGTCACTGCGGCCGAAACCATCGGTGCCCAGGACTTTGAATTCCTTGGACGGGACCCACTGACGAATTTGCTCAGCGAACAGCTTCATGTAGTCGGTAGACGCGATGACCGGACCTTTACGGCCGTTCAGGCACTCTTCGACGTAGCTCAGTTTAGGCTTCTGGCCTGGGTGCAGACGGTTGGTGCGCTCGACGGCCAGGCCATCGCGACGCAGTTCGTTGAAGCTGGTAACGCTCCACACGTCAGCGCCGACGTTGAACTCTTCACGCAGGATCTTCGCCGCTTCACGGACTTCACGCAGGATGGTGCCGGAGCCCATCAGCTGAACGTGGTGCGCCGCTTCGCGGGTGTCTTCCTCGAGCAGGTACATGCCCTTGATGATGCCTTCTTCGGCACCGGCCGGCATGGCTGGTTGCTGGTAGGACTCGTTCATCACGGTGATGTAGTAGAAAACGTCCTGCTGCTCTTCGGTCATCTTCTTCATGCCGTCCTGAATGATCACCGCCAGCTCGTAGCCGTAGGTTGGATCAAAGGTGCGGCAGTTCGGGATGGTGGCAGCCAGGATGTGGCTGTGACCGTCTTCGTGTTGCAGGCCTTCGCCGTTCAACGTGGTCCGGCCGGCGGTGCCGCCGATCAGGAAGCCACGGGTGCGGCTGTCGCCAGCGGCCCAGGCCAGGTCGCCGATGCGCTGGAAGCCGAACATCGAGTAGAAGATGTAGAACGGCAGCATTGGCTGGTTGTGGCTGGAGTACGAAGTACCGGCAGCAATGAAGGAGCTCATGGCGCCCGCTTCGTTGATGCCTTCTTCGAGGATCTGGCCCTTCTTGTCTTCTTTGTAGAACATCACCTGGTCTTTATCGACTGGCTCGTAGAGCTGGCCGACGGACGAGTAGATGCCCAGCTGACGGAACATGCCTTCCATACCGAAGGTACGGGCTTCGTCCGGGATGATCGGAACGATGCGTGGGCCGATGTCCTTGTCCTTGACCAGTTGCGCGAGGATCCGCACGAAGGCCATGGTGGTAGAGATTTCACGGTCGCCCGAGCCGTCCAGGATTGCCTTGAGGGTATCCAGCGGTGGTGTCGGGATGTCGAAGCTTTTGGCACGGCGCTGTGGCACGAAACCGCCCAGTGCAGTGCGGCGCTCGCTCAGGTAACGAGCTTCAGCACTGTTTGGTTCCGGCTTGAAGAACGGCAGGTTTTCCAGCTCTTCGTCTTTGACCGGAATGTCGAAACGATCACGGAACAACTTCAGGCTGTCGACATCGACTTTCTTGGTGTTGTGCGCAGTGTTTTTCGCTTCGCCGGCACCGGTGCCATAACCTTTGATGGTCTTGGCCAGGATAACGGTCGGTTGTTCTTTGTGGTTGACCGCTTCGTGGTACGCCGCGTAGACCTTGTACGGGTCGTGGCCGCCACGGTTGAGTTTCCAGATTTCGTCGTCGGACAGGTCTGCAACCATCGCCTTGAGTTCAGGCGTGTTGAAGAAGTGTTCACGCACGAACGCGCCGTCTTTGGCTTTGTAGTTCTGGTACTCGCCGTCGATGACTTCGTCCATGCGACGTTGCAGGATGCCGTCGACGTCCTTGGCCAGCAGTGGGTCCCAGAAACGGCCCCAGATGACTTTGGTCACGTTCCACTGAGCACCGCGGAACACGCCTTCGAGTTCCTGGATAATCTTGCCGTTGCCGCGAACCGGGCCATCAAGGCGCTGCAGGTTGCAGTTAATGACGAAGATCAGGTTGTCGAGCTTCTCGCGGCCAGCCAGGGAGATGGCACCCAGGGATTCCGGCTCGTCGCACTCGCCGTCGCCCAGGAAACACCAGACTTTTTGCTTGCCTTGCGGGATGAAACCACGGGCTTCCAGGTACTTCATGAAGCGTGCCTGGTAGATCGCCTGGATCGGGCCCAGCCCCATGGATACGGTCGGGAACTGCCAGAAGTCAGGCATCAGCCAAGGGTGCGGATAGGACGACAGGCCCTGACCGTCCACTTCCTGGCGGAAGTTGTTCATCTGGTCTTCGGTGATGCGGCCTTCCATGAATGCGCGGGCGTAAACGCCTGGCGAGGTGTGGCCCTGGAAGTAGATCAGGTCGCCGCCGTGCTCGTCGGTCGGGGCCTGGAAGAAGTAGTTGAAGCCGATGTCATACAGGGTCGCACTGGAAGCGAAGCTGGAGATGTGACCGCCGAGGTCAGAATCTCTCAGGTTCGTACGCATTACCATGGCCATCGCGTTCCAGCGAACCAACGAGCGAATGCGGCGTTCCATGAACAGGTCGCCAGGCATGCGTGCTTCGTGGGTAACGGGAATCGTGTTGCGGTAAGGCGTGGTGATGGCGTAAGGGAGCTGCGAACCGCTGCGGGTTGCGAGTTCGCCCATACGGGTCATCAGATAATGAGCACGGTCTTCGCCTTCTTTGTCGAGAACCGATTCCAGGGCGTCCAGCCATTCCTGGGTTTCGACGGGATCGAGGTCTTGCATGGCTTGCTCCAGGGCGGAAAGGCTTCCAGAATCGGTTGCCTGAGTTTGCGACTGGCCTTGTGGGCAGACGATATAAATTCTTGGATTGCCGAGAGGTATGTTCCGGCGGCGTGTAGTTTTACTACAAATCATCGGGCATTTCAGCCTTTTGAATGTATAGACGAGTAGTAAAACTACAGATGATTGGCGTGTGGCCTCCGGGTGCGTTGTGAGAATAATCGTTAAGGTTGGTCTTTTGCCAACCAAAAAAGGTGAAGGCTTGATGATTGCTGCCAAAAATAAACAAATTACAGCTATTTCTAACCTTTGTTTGACAGTCAATCGCGTAGTGTCTTTTCAAAAAACACTACATGCAGCCTTTCGCACGCCGATCAAGGATAAACCATGAGCCTGCCTTCGCTTACCGAACTGCCCGACGGGCTTGTGCCATTGGTCTCTCGTGCCGAGCAGTCGTTCCGTACGGCCGTCTCGGTTTTTCCCGACGATCATGGCCTGTCTGCCTGGACGCCTGAGCGCTGGGCACAATTTGCCCACGTCACCGCAGCCAGCGACTTTGTGATTGAACAGAGTCTGCGTGACCCTTTGATGTTGCTGGAACTGGTGCGCTGCGGCGAACTGGACCGCGCGTTTGCGCCGGGCGAGTTGTGCGCACAGATTGCCACGGCGGTGAACGCAGCCGAAACCGACGACCAGCTTGGCCGCGCCCTGCGTCGTCAGCGCGCGCGCCAGCAAGTGCGGATCATCTGGCGCGATCTGACCCGCCAGGCTGATCTGGTCCAGACCTGTCGCGACCTCTCGGACATGGCCGACGCCAGCATCGATCAGGCCTGCCAGTGGTTGTATCTGCGCCATTGCCAACAGTTCGGCACGCCCACCGGGCGGCGCAGTGGCGAACCGCAACAAATGGTCATCCTCGGCATGGGCAAGCTCGGCGCGGTAGAGCTGAATCTATCGTCGGACATTGACCTGATCTTCGCCTACCCCGAAGGCGGCGACACCGTCGGCGTGAAGCGCTCGCTGGATAATCAGGAGTTTTTCATTCGTCTGGGGCAGCGGCTGATCAAGGCCCTGGACCCGATGACCGTCGATGGTTTCGTGTTTCGCGTCGACATGCGCTTGCGGCCTTACGGTTCGTCCGGCGCTCTGGTGCTGAGCTTCAATGCGCTGGAGCAGTATTACCAGGATCAGGGCCGCGACTGGGAACGCTACGCGATGATCAAGGCGCGCGTGGTGGCCGGCGATCAAGTGGCCGGCGCCCAATTGCTCGACATGCTGCGGCCGTTCGTTTACCGGCGTTACCTGGACTTCTCGGCCATCGAAGCGCTGCGCACCATGAAGCAGCTGATCCAGCAGGAAGTCCGGCGCAAGGGCATGGCGGACAACATCAAGCTGGGTTCCGGCGGCATTCGTGAAGTCGAATTTATCGCCCAGGCTTTCCAGCTGATTCACGGTGGTCGCGACCTGAGCTTGCAGCAGCGTCCTCTATTAAGAGTACTGAGCACCCTCGAAGGTCAGGGTTACCTGCCGGCAGTGGTGGTCAGCGAATTGCGTGAAGCCTACGAATTTCTGCGTTACACCGAACACGCGATCCAGGCGATTGCCGACCGCCAGACCCAGATGCTCCCGGATGGCGAACAGGATCAGGCGCGCATTGCCTTTATGCTCGGGTTTGCCAATTGGACGGCGTTCCACGAACAGCTGATGTACTGGCGAGGCCGGGTGGCCTGGCACTTTGCTCAGGTGATCGCCGATCCCGATGAAGAGGCTGGCGCCGAGAGCGAAGTCACGGTCGGCGGGGAATGGCTGCCGCTGTGGGAAGAGGCCCAGGACGAGGAGGCCGCCTGCCGTCAGCTGGAAGAAGGCGGTTTCGCCGACGCTTCCAGGGCGCTGAAAGCCTTGGCCAGTCTGCGTGGCAGTCCACAATTGCGTGCCATGCAGCGCCTGGGGCGGGAACGCCTCGATGCTTTTATTCCGCGCTTGCTGGCTCAGGCTGTGGAGCACGCCAATCCCGATCTGGTGCTGGAGCGGGTGTTGCCGCTGGTGGAAGCCGTGGCGCGTCGTTCCGCTTATCTCGTTTTATTGACCGAGAACCCCGGGGCTCTGCGCCGCTTGCTGACGCTGTGCGCCGCGAGCCCGTGGATTGCCGAACAGATCACGCGTTTCCCGTTGTTGCTCGACGAACTGCTCAACGAAGGCCGATTGTTCAAACCACCGCTGGCGCCGGAACTGGCGGCCGAGTTGCGCGAGCGTTTGACGCGGATTCCCGAAGACGACCTCGAACAACAAATGGAAGCCCTGCGGCATTTCAAACTGGCGCACCGCTTGCGCGTCGCCGCCTCGGAAATCGCCGGCAGCCTGCCCTTGATGAAGGTCAGCGATTACCTGACCTGGCTCGCCGAAGCGATCCTCGAACAAGTTCTGGCCCTGGCCTGGCGCCAGACGGTGGCCAAGTACGGTACGCCGCTGCGCACCGACGGCAGCGTGTGCGACCCTGGTTTCATCATTGTCGGTTACGGGAAAGTCGGTGGTCTGGAATTGGGGCACAGTTCGGACCTGGATCTGGTGTTCATCCACGACGGCGATCCGCAGGCGGAAACCGACGGGCCGAAGCCTATCGACGGCGCACAGTTTTTTACCCGGCTCGGGCAGCGCATCATTCATTTGCTGACGGCGCAGACCAACTCCGGCCAGTTGTATGAAGTGGACATGCGTCTGCGGCCTTCCGGTGCGTCCGGTCTGCTGGTGAGTTCTTTGGGGGCGTTTGCCCGGTATCAGGAAAACGAAGCCTGGACCTGGGAGCATCAGGCGTTGGTACGGGCGCGGGTGCTGGTCGGCAGTCAGGATGTTGGTCAGGCGTTCGAGAAAGTTCGCGCGGCGGTATTGGCCAAGTCACGGGACCTGGCGACCTTGCGCCAGGAGGTCAGCGAGATGCGCGCCAAGATGCGCGATAATCTCGGCAGCAAGAGCACTGCGGCGGGCACGGCGGCAAATGCCTTCGAGGCCACGGCGCCGTTCGATCTCAAGCAGGACGCCGGAGGTATCGTCGATATTGAATTTATGGTGCAATACGCGGCTCTGGCATGGTCGCAAGCGCATCCGTCATTGCTGCGCTATACCGACAATATCCGCATTCTGGAAGGGTTGGAGGAGGTCGGGCTGATGCCTGCCGAAGACGCCAGCCTGTTGCGTGAAGCCTATAAGGCCTATCGCTCAGCCGCTCACCGGGAGGCCTTGCAGAAGGACGCCGGGGTGATACCAGGCGACCAGTTCGTGGATGAACGACGGCAGGTCATGCGAATCTGGCGCGAGCTGGGGTTAAGCTGAACAGCAACGAGATTCAAATGTGGGAGCGAGCCTTTGTGGCGAGGGAGCAAGCTCCCTCGCCACGGAGGCTTATGCTGATTGACATGAATGTGTATTAAATTGATCCGACGAGCCCCAATCGGCTCGTCCAAATGACCTGACGGTTCACCCCGAAGGTGCTGGATTCTCGAGGCGGGGAGGCGTATGCCTCCCCGGCTCGTTTTTGGAAACCACATGAAAATTCTGATCGTTGGGCCCAGTTGGGTCGGTGACATGGTGATGGCGCAGACACTTTTTCAGTGTCTCAAGCAGCGCCACCCGCAATGCGAAATCGACGTGCTGGCCCCCGAGTGGAGCCGGCCGATCCTCGAGCGTATGCCCGAAGTGCGCCAGGCCTTGAGCTTCCCGCTCGGCCACGGCGTGCTGGAGCTGGCGACGCGTCGGCGCATCGGTAAATCCCTGGCCGGTCAGTATGATCAGGCCATCCTGCTGCCCAATTCCCTGAAATCG
The window above is part of the Pseudomonas sp. B21-048 genome. Proteins encoded here:
- the aceF gene encoding dihydrolipoyllysine-residue acetyltransferase; its protein translation is MSELIHVPDIGSGEGEVIELFVKVGDRIEADQSILTLESDKASMEVPAPKTGIVKSLKVKLGDRLKEGDELLELEVEGAAAPAPAAAAASAAKAEAAPAAAKAPAAPAAAPAAASVQQVHVPDIGSSGKAQIIEIQVKVGDTVEADQSLITLESDKASMEIPSPAAGVVKAISVKLNDEVGTGDLILDLEVAGAAAPVAAAPAQAAAPAPAAAPAPAAAPAAPVADSVQDIHVPDIGSSGKAKIIEVLVKAGDTVTADQSLITLESDKASMEIPSPAAGVVESIAIKLDDEVGTGDLILKLKVKGAAPAAAAAPAAAAPSAPAAAPAAQAAAAPAAAPAAAPAKPGAKVHAGPAVRQLAREFGVELSAVSPSGPHGRVLKEDVQVYVKAMMQKAKEAPAAGATGGAGIPPIPVVDFSRFGETEEVPMTRLMQIGASSLHRSWLNIPHVTQFDSADITDLEAFRNAQKAVAEKAGVKLTILPLLLKSCAHLLKELPDFNSSLAPSGKAIIRKKYVNIGFAVDTPEGLLVPVIKNVDQKSLLQLAAEAAALAAKARDKKLTADDMQGACFTISSLGHIGGTGFTPIVNAPEVAILGVSKATIQPVWDGKAFQPKLMLPLSLSYDHRVINGAAAARFTKRLSDLLADIRTILL
- a CDS encoding bifunctional diguanylate cyclase/phosphodiesterase, encoding MKSQPDAASRMVAEVVTQLPVPSRLGMLRFERLNEPSWALLFLDPNCERQFGLPAVELCALVGSPYASLMEPEARYQLHDAIQQQLTESPHYLIRYTLHTAAGVLSLLELGEAYKQHNRHLLRGYLMVVDGLFDGEPLLPVLDLETQNSRLQIALELNQRAQQEQLQHLDRVRAQQDLILLLTRQRYSTNNSLQEAAELITRSACDIYEVDCASLWNLDGSLLTPISAYHRVSRGHRLPEPIDASGFPDYLDALHTGRAIDAHNAIRDPRTREIAASLRPRDVNAMLDASIRIDGQVVGVLCLEQIGVTRAWQSDEIAFAGELADQFAQVINNHNRRTATSALHLFQRAVEQSANAFLLVNCDGVVEYVNPSFTAITQYTTEEVHGQRLSELPALENLSELLFDAPSALDKSNSWQGEFKSRRKNLEPYWGQLSISKVYGDNRELTHYIGIYEDITQTKLAQQRIERLAYTDNLTNLGNRPAFIRNLDERFARDSDTPISLLLVDIDNFKRINDSLGHQTGDKLLISLARRLRNSLSPSGSLARFASNEFAVLLDDTDLSTGQQIANQLLATLDKPMFVDNQLISVTGSVGLACAPLHGRDPQTLMRNAGLALHKAKANGKHQVQVFTEALNAEASYKLFVENNLRRALTQNELDVFYQPKLCLRSGRLLGMEALLRWNHPEKGMIRPDQFISVAEETGLIIPIGKWIARQACRMSKELTAAGLGNLQVAINLSPKQFSDPDLVASIANILKEEELPANLLELELTEGLLLEATEDTHLQLDQLKRLGLTLAMDDFGTGYSSLSYLKKFPIDIIKIDRSFIHEIPDNQDDMEITSAVIAMAHNLKLKVVAEGIETAEQLAFLRRHRCDVGQGYLFDRPIPGAELIKKLKRYPRGPIA
- the aceE gene encoding pyruvate dehydrogenase (acetyl-transferring), homodimeric type, with the translated sequence MQDLDPVETQEWLDALESVLDKEGEDRAHYLMTRMGELATRSGSQLPYAITTPYRNTIPVTHEARMPGDLFMERRIRSLVRWNAMAMVMRTNLRDSDLGGHISSFASSATLYDIGFNYFFQAPTDEHGGDLIYFQGHTSPGVYARAFMEGRITEDQMNNFRQEVDGQGLSSYPHPWLMPDFWQFPTVSMGLGPIQAIYQARFMKYLEARGFIPQGKQKVWCFLGDGECDEPESLGAISLAGREKLDNLIFVINCNLQRLDGPVRGNGKIIQELEGVFRGAQWNVTKVIWGRFWDPLLAKDVDGILQRRMDEVIDGEYQNYKAKDGAFVREHFFNTPELKAMVADLSDDEIWKLNRGGHDPYKVYAAYHEAVNHKEQPTVILAKTIKGYGTGAGEAKNTAHNTKKVDVDSLKLFRDRFDIPVKDEELENLPFFKPEPNSAEARYLSERRTALGGFVPQRRAKSFDIPTPPLDTLKAILDGSGDREISTTMAFVRILAQLVKDKDIGPRIVPIIPDEARTFGMEGMFRQLGIYSSVGQLYEPVDKDQVMFYKEDKKGQILEEGINEAGAMSSFIAAGTSYSSHNQPMLPFYIFYSMFGFQRIGDLAWAAGDSRTRGFLIGGTAGRTTLNGEGLQHEDGHSHILAATIPNCRTFDPTYGYELAVIIQDGMKKMTEEQQDVFYYITVMNESYQQPAMPAGAEEGIIKGMYLLEEDTREAAHHVQLMGSGTILREVREAAKILREEFNVGADVWSVTSFNELRRDGLAVERTNRLHPGQKPKLSYVEECLNGRKGPVIASTDYMKLFAEQIRQWVPSKEFKVLGTDGFGRSDSRKKLRHFFEVDRHFVVLAALEALADRGDIEPKVVAEAIAKFGINPEKRNPLDC